From a region of the Apibacter sp. B3706 genome:
- the proC gene encoding pyrroline-5-carboxylate reductase gives MKIAIIGAGNLGLAIAKGIINSNFAESLYITKRNIKTLHELENKQNIVLTSDNNEAIKNSEIILFAVQPNVLTNVLQECRHLFTEHHTLLSVVAGFDLSKLEEIIGSHFPIIKAMPNTAISVNKSMTCLCSNKKGKDRINIALEIFNQLGHAVEIPEEQMQAATIICSSGIAFWLRIIRAHMLGAIEMGLEAQEALSMITQTCMGAAQLIESKKSHPEQEIDKVTTPGGCTIAGINEMDHQGVNSAIIKGLLASYTKINQLTKK, from the coding sequence ATGAAAATAGCAATTATTGGAGCCGGAAATTTAGGTCTGGCAATCGCAAAAGGAATTATTAACAGCAATTTTGCTGAATCATTATATATTACTAAGCGAAATATTAAAACCTTACATGAACTGGAAAATAAACAAAATATAGTTCTTACCTCAGATAATAACGAGGCAATTAAAAATTCAGAGATTATACTGTTTGCGGTTCAGCCTAATGTCTTAACCAATGTTTTACAAGAATGCCGGCATTTATTTACGGAACATCATACTTTACTATCAGTAGTTGCCGGATTTGATTTAAGTAAACTAGAAGAAATCATAGGCAGTCATTTTCCAATCATTAAGGCCATGCCTAATACTGCTATATCGGTGAATAAATCCATGACCTGTCTTTGTTCCAATAAAAAAGGAAAGGATCGGATCAATATCGCGTTGGAAATCTTTAATCAATTGGGACATGCTGTAGAAATCCCTGAAGAGCAAATGCAAGCGGCAACAATTATTTGTTCCAGCGGTATAGCTTTTTGGCTGAGAATCATTCGTGCACATATGTTGGGAGCTATAGAAATGGGACTGGAGGCGCAAGAAGCCCTATCCATGATTACTCAAACTTGTATGGGAGCGGCACAATTAATTGAGTCTAAAAAAAGTCATCCCGAGCAAGAAATTGATAAGGTCACAACTCCGGGCGGATGCACCATAGCCGGAATTAATGAAATGGATCATCAAGGAGTTAACTCAGCCATTATTAAAGGGCTATTAGCTTCCTATACCAAAATCAACCAATTGACTAAGAAATAA
- a CDS encoding aspartate aminotransferase family protein, translating to MSLFNVYPIYSVTPVKASGCTVWDEKGDAYLDFYGGHGVISIGHSHPTYIKHVTEQINSIGFYSNSIINPVQEKLGNLLPQICGYPDYSLFLCNSGAEANENALKLASFHTGKSKILAFKNSFHGRTSAAVAVTDNPKIIAPINAQQEVVFCELNDIESVKKEIAKGEVSSVIIEAIQGVGGLDEGSTEFFRELEKVCKNNKVVLILDEIQCGYGRSGKFFAHQHHGIKADIISVAKGMGNGFPIGGILISPEFTSSFGLLGTTFGGNHLACAAALAVLEVMEDEDILNNVQKQYEYFIKKFSSLSQIKKIKGKGLMLGLEFDFEVADLRKKLIYEKKIFTGNSNNKNLLRVLPPLTISKNEIDMLYDSLQSCL from the coding sequence ATGAGTCTATTCAATGTATATCCTATCTACTCTGTAACCCCTGTTAAAGCATCAGGTTGTACCGTATGGGATGAAAAAGGAGATGCTTACCTTGACTTTTATGGTGGGCATGGGGTTATTTCCATCGGTCATTCGCATCCGACATATATCAAACATGTAACTGAACAAATCAATTCCATCGGATTTTATTCCAATTCAATTATCAATCCTGTTCAGGAAAAACTGGGTAATTTATTACCTCAAATTTGCGGATATCCCGACTATTCGTTATTCCTCTGCAATTCAGGAGCAGAAGCTAATGAAAATGCTTTAAAATTAGCCTCTTTTCATACCGGAAAATCAAAAATTTTAGCCTTTAAAAACAGCTTCCACGGGCGTACTTCCGCAGCAGTTGCCGTGACCGATAATCCAAAAATTATTGCTCCTATCAATGCTCAACAGGAAGTGGTATTTTGCGAATTAAACGACATTGAAAGTGTTAAAAAAGAGATTGCTAAAGGGGAGGTATCTTCCGTAATTATCGAAGCTATTCAAGGAGTGGGTGGATTGGATGAAGGAAGTACTGAATTTTTTCGGGAATTGGAAAAGGTTTGTAAAAATAATAAGGTAGTTCTAATTCTGGATGAAATTCAATGTGGATATGGACGATCCGGTAAATTTTTTGCCCATCAACATCACGGAATCAAAGCAGATATTATATCGGTAGCGAAAGGGATGGGAAACGGATTTCCTATCGGAGGGATCTTAATTTCTCCTGAATTTACTTCTTCTTTTGGATTATTAGGAACTACTTTTGGCGGAAACCATCTCGCTTGTGCCGCAGCATTAGCGGTTTTAGAAGTAATGGAGGATGAAGATATTTTAAACAATGTTCAAAAACAATATGAATATTTCATTAAAAAATTTTCTTCTCTATCGCAAATTAAGAAAATTAAGGGTAAAGGATTAATGCTGGGATTAGAATTTGATTTCGAAGTCGCAGATCTCCGTAAAAAATTAATCTATGAAAAAAAGATTTTTACGGGTAATTCCAATAATAAAAATCTACTGCGTGTGCTTCCGCCGTTAACTATTTCCAAAAATGAAATTGATATGCTTTATGACAGTTTACAGTCTTGTCTTTAA
- a CDS encoding N-acetylornithine carbamoyltransferase, with the protein MKKYTSVDDITDLNEMLNLAKKIKATPLANQVLGKNKTLGLLFFNPSLRTRLSTQKAARNLGMDCMVMNLNTEGWTLEFEDGTVMDGSASEHIKEAAKVISVYCDIIAIRSFPTLKDKEKDEAETVISSFVKYATVPIISLEGATEHPLQALADALTIEEYKKTERPKVVLSWAPHPKALPQSVSNSFVKMMKKMEVDFVITHPEGYELNPEITKGVPIEYNQEKAFLNADFIYAKNWSNYNDYGKILNEDPHWTIGKRQMELTNHAKFMHCLPVRRNMIVTDDILDSDASIVIPEANNRTYSAQTILTRILEGLT; encoded by the coding sequence ATGAAAAAGTATACTTCTGTCGATGATATTACTGACCTAAACGAGATGTTAAATTTGGCTAAGAAGATTAAAGCTACTCCTTTAGCCAACCAAGTTTTGGGAAAAAATAAAACTTTAGGGCTTTTATTTTTTAATCCGAGCTTAAGAACGCGATTAAGCACACAAAAAGCAGCTCGCAATCTGGGTATGGATTGTATGGTTATGAATTTAAACACAGAAGGCTGGACATTAGAATTTGAAGATGGAACGGTAATGGATGGTTCTGCTTCCGAACATATAAAAGAAGCCGCTAAAGTTATATCAGTTTATTGTGATATAATAGCCATTCGAAGCTTTCCCACTTTAAAGGATAAGGAAAAAGACGAAGCGGAAACAGTCATTTCTTCTTTCGTCAAATACGCCACCGTTCCGATCATCAGTTTAGAAGGGGCTACAGAACATCCCCTACAAGCTTTGGCTGATGCGTTGACCATTGAAGAATACAAAAAAACGGAACGTCCTAAAGTAGTATTGAGTTGGGCTCCCCACCCAAAAGCTCTTCCTCAATCTGTTTCCAATTCATTCGTGAAAATGATGAAAAAAATGGAGGTGGATTTTGTTATTACTCATCCGGAAGGATACGAATTGAACCCTGAAATTACCAAAGGTGTTCCCATTGAATATAATCAAGAAAAAGCATTTTTAAATGCTGATTTTATATATGCTAAAAATTGGAGTAATTACAACGATTATGGTAAAATATTAAATGAGGACCCTCATTGGACCATCGGAAAAAGACAAATGGAATTGACAAATCACGCTAAATTCATGCATTGTTTACCGGTACGAAGAAATATGATTGTAACTGATGACATATTGGACAGCGATGCATCGATAGTTATACCTGAAGCAAATAATCGAACGTATTCTGCTCAAACCATTCTTACTCGAATTCTGGAAGGGCTCACATAA
- the argB gene encoding acetylglutamate kinase — protein MEKKKLTVIKIGGNVIDNQKVLTQFLQDFSKLETPKILVHGGGKAATRLAGKLGVESIMIEGRRVTNEEMLDVAIMTYAGLCNKKIVAQLQSLQTSAIGLTGADGNSIVSKRRENSAYDYGYVGDIIEINSEWIKFLLDTDTIPVFCAITHDKKGQLLNTNADSIAQFLAVALSSFYETTLLYCFEKKGVLQDIEDENSIIETINYSSYQQLKKDNIIHSGMIPKLDNCFEALKQGVKNIIISNPEIINNFNHSHTCITL, from the coding sequence ATGGAAAAGAAAAAATTAACCGTTATAAAAATAGGAGGAAATGTAATTGATAATCAAAAAGTCCTTACTCAATTTTTACAAGATTTTTCTAAATTGGAAACCCCAAAAATTTTAGTCCACGGAGGGGGAAAAGCAGCTACAAGATTAGCGGGTAAATTGGGAGTTGAATCGATCATGATTGAAGGACGAAGAGTAACCAACGAAGAAATGCTAGATGTGGCAATAATGACATATGCAGGACTTTGCAATAAAAAAATTGTAGCTCAACTTCAAAGTTTACAAACCTCTGCTATCGGGCTAACCGGTGCAGATGGAAATTCTATTGTTTCGAAAAGGAGAGAAAATAGCGCTTATGATTATGGATATGTAGGGGATATCATTGAAATTAACTCCGAATGGATTAAATTTTTACTCGATACCGATACGATTCCTGTATTCTGTGCAATTACCCACGATAAAAAAGGACAGTTGCTTAACACGAATGCTGATTCCATTGCACAATTTTTGGCTGTGGCCCTATCCTCTTTTTATGAAACCACTTTATTGTATTGTTTTGAAAAAAAGGGTGTTTTACAAGATATTGAAGACGAAAATAGTATTATTGAAACGATAAATTACAGTTCCTATCAACAATTAAAAAAGGATAATATTATTCACTCGGGTATGATCCCAAAACTTGATAATTGTTTTGAAGCGCTGAAACAGGGAGTTAAAAATATTATTATTTCTAACCCTGAAATAATTAACAACTTTAATCATTCTCATACTTGTATTACCTTATAA
- a CDS encoding M20 family metallo-hydrolase, with the protein MKTIEQLTYEAIDLLKKLIATPSFSGEEHHTALLIEAWFRHHSIPYERENNNIWAYNKYVDKNKPYLLLNSHQDTVFPNKDYTHNPFDAIEKEGKIFGLGSNDAGGCLVSLLATFTYFYLHKNMKYNLIMVASAEEENSGKKGLNSVLAHLPPLECAIIGEPTQMQLAIAEKGLLVLDVLIKGTASHAAHNNPDNSIYNAFEVIEWFKNFSFEKISEVLGPMKMTVSQIEAGKQHNLVPEECRLVVDIRVNDCYTNEEILSIVKKNLSSERVIITPRSLKLKSSSIPKTHPLVISGIALGRETYGSPTLSDQAVLQCPSLKMGPGNSLRSHTADEYIFREEIVEAIPLYIELLNQTIL; encoded by the coding sequence ATGAAAACCATTGAACAACTAACTTATGAAGCAATTGATCTGTTAAAAAAATTAATTGCAACGCCCTCATTTTCCGGAGAAGAACATCATACCGCTTTATTGATCGAAGCTTGGTTCAGACATCATTCAATTCCTTATGAAAGAGAGAATAATAATATATGGGCATATAATAAATATGTAGATAAAAACAAACCTTATTTACTGCTGAATTCTCATCAAGACACTGTTTTTCCTAACAAAGACTATACTCATAATCCTTTTGATGCCATTGAAAAAGAAGGTAAAATATTCGGTTTAGGTTCTAATGATGCCGGAGGATGTTTGGTGTCTCTTTTAGCCACATTTACTTATTTTTATTTACATAAGAATATGAAATATAATTTAATTATGGTGGCTTCCGCTGAAGAAGAAAACAGTGGAAAAAAAGGTCTAAACAGTGTGTTGGCTCACTTGCCACCATTAGAATGTGCTATTATAGGTGAACCTACTCAAATGCAACTTGCCATTGCTGAAAAAGGCTTGCTTGTTTTAGACGTTCTCATAAAAGGAACTGCCAGTCATGCAGCTCATAATAATCCTGATAATTCCATTTATAATGCTTTTGAGGTAATTGAATGGTTTAAAAATTTCTCATTTGAAAAAATATCAGAAGTTTTGGGACCTATGAAAATGACAGTTTCTCAAATTGAAGCAGGTAAACAACACAATCTTGTACCTGAAGAATGTCGCTTGGTGGTAGATATCCGTGTGAATGATTGTTATACAAACGAAGAGATACTATCAATAGTAAAGAAAAATTTATCATCTGAAAGGGTGATAATTACTCCCCGATCATTGAAACTTAAATCTTCTTCCATTCCCAAAACTCATCCGTTGGTTATATCCGGAATTGCTCTGGGGAGAGAAACTTATGGGTCTCCTACTCTTTCAGATCAAGCCGTCTTACAATGTCCTTCTTTAAAAATGGGGCCGGGAAATTCTTTACGATCTCACACTGCCGATGAATACATTTTTAGGGAGGAAATTGTAGAAGCAATTCCTCTGTATATAGAATTATTAAATCAAACGATCTTATAA
- the argH gene encoding argininosuccinate lyase: MKLWEKGIPTDQRIDLFTVGNDRELDIVLAKYDVLGSLAQTKMLYQVGLITENEKKDLLQALNEILTDIENHTFKIEENFEDVHSKIEFLLTEKVGDAGKKIHTARSRNDQVLVDMNLYLKDELKVIKDQSRKLFDLLLILAEKNKNILLPGYTHFQIAMPSSFGMWFSAYAESLIDDVILLNAALKIVDQNPLGSAAGYGSSFPIDRTFTTRELDFKTLKFNSVAAQMSRGKSEKSTAYALSSLAGTLSKLAMDVTLYLSQNFNFLSLPTHLTTGSSIMPHKKNPDVFELIRGKCNKIQALPYELTLITNNLPSGYHRDLQLLKEGIIPGIQNCKACLEMAHYSLQDIQVNKNILEDPKYDYLFTVDALNELVAEGIPFRDAYKMIGQQVEQGTFQSPKKTTHTHEGSINNLCLEEIKRKMDDYWMD; this comes from the coding sequence ATGAAGCTTTGGGAAAAAGGTATACCGACTGATCAGAGAATTGATTTATTTACCGTAGGTAATGATCGGGAATTAGATATTGTTTTAGCTAAATATGACGTTTTAGGTTCATTAGCTCAAACTAAGATGTTGTATCAAGTAGGGCTTATTACGGAAAATGAAAAAAAAGATTTACTTCAAGCATTAAATGAAATTCTCACAGATATTGAAAATCATACGTTTAAAATTGAAGAAAATTTTGAAGATGTTCATTCTAAAATAGAATTTTTACTAACTGAAAAAGTGGGAGATGCCGGTAAAAAGATTCATACGGCTCGTTCCCGCAATGATCAGGTTTTAGTGGATATGAACTTATATCTGAAAGATGAATTAAAAGTGATTAAAGATCAAAGTCGTAAACTTTTTGATCTTCTACTGATTCTTGCAGAAAAAAATAAAAACATTTTATTGCCCGGATATACGCATTTTCAAATAGCTATGCCTTCTTCCTTCGGAATGTGGTTTTCTGCATATGCTGAAAGTTTGATTGATGATGTAATTTTACTTAATGCAGCTTTAAAAATAGTCGATCAAAACCCTTTAGGATCAGCAGCGGGATATGGTAGTTCTTTTCCTATAGATCGAACGTTTACTACTCGGGAATTGGATTTTAAAACATTAAAATTTAATTCCGTTGCCGCACAAATGAGTCGAGGTAAATCGGAAAAAAGCACGGCATATGCTCTTAGCAGCTTGGCCGGTACTTTATCCAAGTTAGCAATGGATGTAACTTTATATTTAAGTCAAAATTTTAACTTTCTTTCACTTCCCACCCATTTGACAACGGGTTCCAGCATTATGCCTCATAAAAAAAATCCCGATGTTTTTGAATTGATACGAGGAAAATGCAATAAAATACAAGCTTTGCCTTATGAGTTGACTTTGATAACCAATAATCTTCCTAGTGGATATCATAGAGATTTACAGTTATTAAAAGAAGGAATTATTCCGGGAATACAAAATTGTAAGGCATGTTTAGAAATGGCTCATTATTCTCTTCAAGATATACAAGTTAATAAAAATATCCTCGAAGATCCTAAATACGATTATTTATTTACCGTAGATGCTCTTAATGAATTGGTAGCTGAAGGAATTCCATTTCGTGATGCATATAAAATGATCGGTCAACAGGTGGAACAGGGAACGTTTCAATCTCCTAAAAAAACTACTCATACGCATGAAGGAAGCATAAATAATTTGTGTTTAGAGGAAATTAAAAGGAAAATGGATGATTATTGGATGGATTAA
- a CDS encoding YeiH family protein — translation MNQATTKKKLVANDRVKKIIFILLGLFCLIVSIDTPLALLMGMLFSFSFGNPYPIYTKKITRYLLQLSVIGLGFGMNLNTAIQVGKEGLLLTVGSIFLTLFLGILIGKFFKIDRKITLLISSGTAICGGSAIAAVAPLIHADEEETSLSLATIFILNSIALFIFPAIGHLIHLSQEQFGYWSALAIHDTSSVVGAAQHYGSRALEIATTVKLERALWIIPLSFLIILTFKEDQENIHKKIKLPYFTFLFIAAMISNTYLPQYFPVFKIIDHGLVMEAKRGLTVTLFLIGAGLSLQTLKKIGIKPLLLGVILWTSVSFLTLILLVFRMY, via the coding sequence ATGAATCAAGCAACAACCAAGAAAAAATTAGTCGCCAATGATCGGGTAAAAAAAATAATTTTTATTCTTTTAGGTTTATTTTGCCTGATTGTATCTATAGACACCCCTCTAGCGTTATTGATGGGAATGTTATTTTCCTTTAGTTTCGGTAATCCTTATCCCATCTATACTAAAAAAATAACGCGCTATCTTCTTCAACTTTCTGTTATAGGATTGGGATTTGGGATGAATTTAAATACAGCAATTCAAGTTGGTAAAGAAGGATTGTTATTAACGGTTGGATCAATTTTTCTTACCTTATTCTTGGGAATATTGATAGGAAAATTTTTTAAAATTGATAGGAAAATAACCTTGTTGATATCATCAGGAACTGCTATATGTGGAGGAAGTGCTATAGCTGCCGTTGCCCCACTTATCCATGCAGATGAAGAAGAAACCAGCCTGTCTTTAGCCACTATTTTTATTTTAAATTCCATTGCTTTATTTATATTTCCGGCAATCGGACATCTAATACATCTTTCACAAGAACAATTCGGATATTGGTCTGCATTGGCTATACATGATACAAGTTCTGTAGTTGGCGCTGCACAGCACTATGGTTCAAGAGCCTTAGAAATTGCGACGACGGTTAAGCTGGAAAGAGCTTTATGGATCATTCCCTTATCTTTTCTGATTATATTGACTTTTAAAGAAGATCAGGAAAATATACATAAGAAAATAAAACTACCTTACTTTACATTTTTATTTATTGCGGCCATGATAAGTAATACCTATTTACCCCAATACTTTCCTGTATTTAAGATTATTGACCATGGGTTGGTTATGGAAGCTAAACGAGGACTAACCGTAACCTTATTTTTAATAGGAGCAGGATTAAGTTTACAAACCTTAAAAAAAATTGGTATAAAGCCTTTACTTTTGGGCGTTATCTTATGGACAAGCGTATCTTTTTTAACTTTGATTTTACTCGTATTTAGGATGTATTAA
- a CDS encoding LysR family transcriptional regulator, translating into MSDFRLKIFYAVAKNLSFTKAAEELYISQPAVTKNIKELESEYDLTLFLRKGNKIELTDAGKILLIHSEKIMNIYKQIQYDFDLLKENFSGTFQLGASTTLGQYLLPALMSQFHSKYPKIKMSLITANTEEIEKYLIEKKIELGMVEGKPKNKQLKYIPFLKDEIVAIAHTSQEISKIEILTLDELQKVPLVLRELGSGSLDIIRDAFQAVNIQLKDLNIAMHLGSTEGIKSYLTHTNSIGFISIAAVAKDIKKGEFQIIDIEGINIKRWFYFVYKQGVPEGNSDLFIKFATSHYNPSL; encoded by the coding sequence ATGTCTGATTTCCGATTGAAAATATTTTATGCTGTAGCTAAAAATTTAAGTTTTACCAAAGCTGCCGAGGAATTATATATTTCACAACCTGCTGTGACTAAAAATATAAAGGAGTTGGAATCCGAATATGATTTAACCCTATTTCTTCGAAAAGGAAATAAAATAGAGCTTACCGATGCCGGTAAAATATTATTGATCCATTCAGAAAAAATCATGAATATTTATAAACAAATACAATATGATTTTGATTTACTGAAAGAAAATTTTTCAGGAACTTTTCAACTAGGAGCAAGTACTACTTTAGGACAATATTTACTTCCTGCTTTAATGTCTCAATTTCATTCCAAATATCCGAAAATTAAAATGTCTCTTATAACCGCAAATACAGAAGAAATTGAAAAATATCTGATTGAAAAAAAAATTGAGTTAGGAATGGTTGAAGGCAAACCCAAAAATAAGCAACTTAAATACATTCCTTTTTTAAAAGATGAAATTGTTGCCATTGCACACACCTCACAGGAAATTTCAAAAATAGAAATTTTGACTTTAGATGAATTACAAAAAGTACCCCTAGTTTTGAGAGAATTAGGATCAGGAAGTTTGGATATTATACGAGATGCTTTCCAAGCTGTCAATATACAGCTTAAAGATCTGAACATTGCTATGCATTTAGGAAGTACAGAAGGCATCAAGTCCTACCTTACCCATACCAACAGTATAGGTTTTATATCCATAGCAGCAGTAGCTAAAGATATAAAAAAAGGAGAATTTCAAATAATTGATATAGAGGGAATAAATATAAAACGCTGGTTTTATTTTGTTTATAAGCAAGGAGTTCCTGAAGGAAATTCAGATCTTTTTATAAAATTTGCTACTTCACATTATAACCCATCGTTATAA
- a CDS encoding BON domain-containing protein encodes MKQLKKILWAFALMGTLSFSLTSCKNEPKDSDLVTKAKSVIPEGVTIDVKKGVATLTGEYKDNDAKQTTENAVKAIPGIKSVEDNATVKSESGDVVVSVDSVLKSKVNDILKGYTGVTADINDGVVTLNGELNRSELPRLMQAINTLQPKKIEQKLLLK; translated from the coding sequence ATGAAACAATTAAAAAAAATTTTATGGGCTTTTGCATTAATGGGTACGCTGAGCTTTTCTTTGACATCATGTAAAAACGAGCCTAAAGATTCAGATTTAGTTACCAAAGCAAAATCCGTTATTCCTGAAGGAGTTACTATTGATGTTAAAAAAGGGGTGGCTACACTTACCGGAGAGTATAAAGATAATGACGCTAAACAAACAACTGAAAATGCTGTTAAAGCAATACCGGGTATAAAATCTGTTGAAGATAATGCAACGGTTAAATCAGAATCAGGTGATGTAGTGGTTTCTGTGGATTCCGTATTAAAATCTAAAGTAAATGATATTTTAAAAGGGTATACAGGTGTTACAGCGGATATAAATGATGGTGTGGTAACTCTTAACGGTGAATTAAATAGAAGCGAATTGCCTCGACTTATGCAAGCAATTAACACGCTCCAACCTAAAAAAATTGAACAAAAATTATTACTAAAATAG
- a CDS encoding SH3 domain-containing protein, translating to MALQDKYADLINKAKSLGTTNLSVKEQNNVLYIDGEVPNGESKDQLWAAYNKIDPDFRSADLILNINVSPNAPSSKYKVTTQSSNLNIRKGPGTDQPILGKAAHQSTVTFLSKYNDDWYLIRSEDGTEGYCNTEYLTAI from the coding sequence ATGGCTTTACAAGATAAATACGCAGATTTAATAAATAAGGCGAAAAGTCTGGGAACAACAAATCTTTCTGTTAAAGAACAAAATAATGTTCTTTATATTGATGGAGAAGTTCCGAATGGAGAATCTAAAGATCAGTTGTGGGCTGCTTATAATAAAATTGATCCTGATTTCAGATCCGCTGATTTAATTTTAAATATTAATGTATCACCCAATGCTCCTTCTTCAAAATATAAAGTAACCACTCAAAGTTCTAATTTAAACATTAGAAAAGGACCGGGTACGGATCAACCTATTTTAGGAAAAGCTGCACATCAATCTACGGTAACTTTTCTGAGCAAATATAATGACGATTGGTATTTAATACGATCTGAAGATGGAACCGAAGGATATTGTAATACTGAATATTTAACAGCTATATAA
- a CDS encoding ATP-binding cassette domain-containing protein encodes MNLFEKQFQDIIHFLQFDDYSLVLKRIIDLTLDTEEISFYKKTSDLLQWVDYNESNEKGKKEKYSVILNELYQFLSKKEIHEPKKLLEAEKVKKSYSKSAFSLGPISLKISEGEIIGLVGENGNGKTSLLRLLCGELEVTEGNISYTLDFKDRYELRTKLIYIPQRPNLWYGSILDNLQFTASSYNIKGEENELMVDLITSRMGLRNYRKMNWANLSSGYKMRFELARMLLRKPKLLLIDEPLANLDILSQQTVLEDFKAIAKSPFRPLGIVVSSQQLYEVEKNSDQVLFLKHGEQKNIKSESSDKKELPELIIEFESEWPQEKLYASLSKISLLKLQYNGGSYIAHFPDTTSVNNFLTLCIDDQIPIKYFRNISDSTRRFFI; translated from the coding sequence ATGAATTTATTCGAAAAGCAATTTCAAGATATTATACATTTTTTACAGTTTGACGATTATTCTTTAGTTTTAAAGAGAATTATTGACTTAACGTTAGATACGGAAGAGATATCTTTTTATAAGAAAACAAGTGATTTACTTCAATGGGTTGATTATAATGAATCCAATGAAAAAGGAAAAAAGGAAAAATATTCTGTCATCTTAAATGAACTTTATCAATTTCTTTCTAAAAAAGAAATTCATGAACCGAAAAAACTTCTTGAAGCCGAAAAAGTTAAAAAATCATACAGTAAATCTGCTTTTTCTTTAGGTCCTATAAGCTTAAAAATTTCCGAAGGAGAAATTATTGGTTTAGTGGGAGAAAATGGAAATGGTAAAACTTCTTTGCTTAGACTTTTATGTGGAGAATTGGAAGTGACTGAAGGAAATATATCTTATACGCTGGATTTTAAAGATCGATATGAGTTAAGAACTAAGTTGATTTATATTCCTCAAAGGCCGAATCTATGGTACGGTTCTATATTAGATAATCTTCAATTTACTGCATCTTCTTATAATATTAAGGGAGAAGAAAACGAATTAATGGTTGATTTGATTACTTCCAGAATGGGATTGCGAAACTATCGGAAAATGAATTGGGCTAATCTTTCTTCAGGATATAAAATGAGGTTTGAATTAGCCCGAATGTTACTTAGAAAACCTAAACTTTTACTGATTGATGAGCCTTTAGCTAATTTAGATATTCTTTCTCAACAAACGGTATTGGAAGATTTTAAAGCAATAGCAAAATCTCCATTCAGACCTTTGGGTATCGTTGTAAGCTCTCAGCAATTGTATGAAGTGGAAAAAAATTCCGATCAAGTGCTATTCTTAAAACATGGGGAACAAAAAAATATAAAAAGTGAGAGTTCTGATAAAAAAGAATTGCCTGAATTGATTATTGAGTTTGAATCGGAATGGCCTCAGGAAAAACTTTATGCTTCTTTATCTAAAATCTCTTTACTAAAATTACAATATAATGGAGGTTCTTATATTGCGCATTTTCCTGATACTACGTCGGTGAATAATTTTTTAACTCTTTGTATTGATGATCAGATACCCATTAAGTATTTTAGAAATATATCTGATTCAACTCGTAGATTTTTTATTTAA